From Mauremys mutica isolate MM-2020 ecotype Southern chromosome 23, ASM2049712v1, whole genome shotgun sequence, a single genomic window includes:
- the E2F2 gene encoding transcription factor E2F2, translating to MLRVKGASSAPERGGCSIACLPQQQQQKKAMPVMSSADLLTSSLRSPQMRSIPASYFTKLYPQSVATAPASRGSCLYATPHGPEIKTIRSASAGRLPAKRKLDLEGTGQPGIAEFRTPKGKGRTVTRIPSPRTPKSPGEKTRYDTSLGLLTKKFIHLLSESEDGVLDLNRAAEVLEVQKRRIYDITNVLEGIQLIRKKSKNNIQWMGTGIFEDTSVTVKQQSLRQELVELAKTERTLDERIQDCTLQLKHLTEDETNQRLAYVTYQDIRAISNFQEQTVIAVKAPPETKLEVPDLNEENVQLHLKSTNGPIEVYLCPEEILEDSPAKESSFPTPSLQDSSEGTDPSPGKAEPLLEVEDGLLDIPHHLLQQTEDQLPYGDPAPFVSFSPPLDQDDYLWGLEGGEGVSDLFEAYDLGDLLKN from the exons ATGCTGAGAGTCAAGGGAGCGTCTTCAGCCCCGGAAAGGGGGGGCTGCTCCATTGcctgcctcccccagcagcagcagcaaaagaaaGCCATGCCCGTGATGAGCTCTGCAGACTTGCTGACTTCCAGCCTCCGCAGCCCTCAGATGCGCTCCATCCCGGCCAGCTATTTCACGAAGCTGTACCCTCAGAGTGTGGCTACTGCCCCCGCATCCAGGGGCAGCTGTCTCTACGCTACCCCTCATGGACCCGAAATCAAAACCATCCGATCTGCCTCTGCAGGAAGGTTGCCG GCCAAAAGGAAGCTGGATCTGGAAGGGACCGGCCAGCCGGGCATCGCAGAGTTCCGGACGCCCAAGGGGAAGGGCAGGACAGTCACTCGAATCCCCAGCCCCAGGA CCCCCAAGTCGCCCGGGGAGAAGACGCGGTACGACACCTCCCTGGGGCTGCTGACCAAGAAGTTCATCCACCTGCTGAGCGAGTCGGAGGACGGGGTGCTGGACCTGAACCGGGCGGCCGAGGTGCTGGAGGTGCAGAAGCGCCGGATCTACGACATCACCAACGTGCTGGAGGGAATTCAGCTCATCCGGAAGAAATCCAAGAACAACATCCAGTGGAT GGGCACAGGAATTTTCGAGGATACCTCTGTGACGGTGAAGCAGCAGTCCCTGCGCCAAGAGCTGGTGGAGCTGGCCAAGACCGAGAGAACGTTGGACGAGCGCATCCAGGACTGCACCCTCCAGCTGAAGCACCTGACAGAGGACGAGACCAACCAGAG GTTAGCATATGTCACCTACCAGGACATCCGCGCCATCAGCAACTTCCAGGAGCAGACGGTGATAGCGGTCAAGGCCCCCCCAGAAACCAAGCTGGAGGTGCCGGACCTCAATGAG GAGAACGTGCAGCTCCACCTGAAGAGCACCAATGGCCCCATCGAGGTGTACCTGTGCCCCGAGGAGATCCTGGAGGACAGCCCTGCCAAGGAGAGCagcttccccaccccttccctccaggaCAGCAGCGAGGGCACCGACCCGTCCCCAGGGAAAG CCGAGCCCCTGCTGGAGGTGGAGGACGGGCTCCTGGACATCCCCCATCACCTGCTGCAGCAGACGGAGGACCAGCTGCCCTACGGTGACCCCGCCCCCTTCGTCAGCTTCTCCCCGCCCCTTGATCAGGACGACTAcctgtgggggctggaggggggcgagGGGGTGAGCGACCTCTTCGAGGCCTATGACCTTGGCGACCTGCTGAAGAACTGA